Proteins from one Procambarus clarkii isolate CNS0578487 chromosome 8, FALCON_Pclarkii_2.0, whole genome shotgun sequence genomic window:
- the LOC123759798 gene encoding uncharacterized protein, whose translation MVMISKNNGDDSKNNGDDRIMVMMSKNNGDDNKNNGDDDAANGGITDARTRESTFTKEVELGVIALLRTLFLLNYPNGLLLSAQFSLFTLTSFVILHLHIPASTYTSQPPPTHPSPQQHIPASTYTSQPPPTQPSLHLHIPASTYTSQPPPTQPSLHLHIPASTYTSQPPPTHPSLHLHIPASTYTSQPAPTHRSLHLHIPASTYTSQPPPTHPSLHLHIPASTYTSQPPPTHPSLHLHIPASTYTSQPPPTHPSLHLHIPASTYTSQSPPTHPSLHLHIPASTYTAQPPPTHPSLHLHIPASTYTAQPPPTHPSLHLHIPASTYTSQPPPTHPSLHLHIAACTYTSQSAPTHPSLHLHIPASTYTSQPPPTHPSLHLHIPASTYTSQPPPTHPSLHLHIPASTYTSQPPPTHPSLHLHIPVSTYTSQPPPTHPSLHLHIPASTYTSQPPPTHPRLHLHIPASTYTSQPPPTHPSLHLHIPACTSAPLSQSPPHFQTPT comes from the exons ATGGTGATGATAAGTAAGAATAATGGTGATGATAGTAAGAATAATGGTGATGATAGAATAATGGTGATGATGAGTAAGAATAATGGTGATGATAATAAGAATAATGGTGATGATGA TGCTGCCAACGGTGGCATAACTGATGCAAGGACTCGTGAATCAACTTTCACCAAGGAGGTTGAGTTAGGAGTTATTGCCTTGTTACGAACATTATTTCTCTTAAATTACCCAAATGGTCTTCTGTTATCGGCGCAGTTCTCCTTATTCACTTTAACCTCCTTCGTCAT CCTCCACCTACACATCCCAGCCTCCACCTACACATCCCAGCCTCCACCTACACATCCCAGCCCCCAGCAACACATCCCAGCCTCCACCTACACATCCCAGCCTCCACCTACACAGCCCAGCCTCCACCTACACATCCCAGCCTCCACCTACACATCCCAGCCTCCACCTACACAGCCCAGCCTCCACCTACACATCCCAGCCTCCACCTACACATCCCAGCCTCCACCTACACATCCCAGCCTCCACCTACACATCCCAGCCTCCACCTACACATCGCAGCCTGCACCTACACATCGCAGTCTGCACCTACACATCCCAGCCTCCACCTACACATCCCAGCCTCCACCTACACATCCCAGCCTCCACCTACACATCCCAGCCTCCACCTACACATCCCAGCCTCCACCTACACATCCCAGCCTCCACCTACACATCCCAGCCTCCACCTACACATCCCAGCCTCCACCTACACATCCCAGCCTCCACCTACACATCCCAGCCTCCACCTACACATCCCAGTCTCCACCTACACATCCCAGCCTCCACCTACACATCCCAGCCTCCACCTACACAGCCCAGCCTCCACCTACACATCCCAGCCTCCACCTACACATCCCAGCCTCCACCTACACAGCCCAGCCTCCACCTACACATCCCAGCCTCCACCTACACATCCCAGCCTCCACCTACACATCCCAGCCTCCACCTACACATCCCAGCCTCCACCTACACATCGCAGCCTGCACCTACACATCGCAGTCTGCACCTACACATCCCAGCCTCCACCTACACATCCCAGCCTCCACCTACACATCCCAGCCTCCACCTACACATCCCAGCCTCCACCTACACATCCCAGCCTCCACCTACACATCCCAGCCTCCACCTACACATCCCAGCCTCCACCTACACATCCCAGCCTCCACCTACACATCCCAGCCTCCACCTACACATCCCAGCCTCCACCTACACATCCCAGTCTCCACCTACACATCCCAGCCTCCACCTACACATCCCAGCCTCCACCTACACATCCCAGCCTCCACCTACACATCCCAGCCTCCACCTACACATCCCAGACTCCACCTACACATCCCAGCCTCCACCTACACATCCCAGCCTCCACCTACACATCCCAGCCTCCACCTACACATCCCAGCCTGCACCTCCGCCCCTCTCTCACAGTCTCCCCCACACTTCCAAACACCTACATAA
- the LOC123759623 gene encoding serine/threonine-protein kinase Nek8, with protein sequence MNNYETMQAIGRGAYGNVYLYRRLSDHKQVVIKKIPLESITKVECELTKNEVRVLSMLQHPNIIEYYDNYLENNTMMIVMEYAPGGNLYDYLRSRGEGNFLQEEDVLHLFCQLVLGMQHIHESNILHRDIKSNNILLDRSHCIVKIGDFGISKILSSKSKAHTVVGTPCYLSPELCQEKPYNQKSDIWALGCVLYELLALKRAFEAETLPALIMKIMRGIFAPIHPHYSAEMRSLVHLLLHMDPAQRPNIQQVISHPLIFPTLFTLHRDLGMVRCISRPLRLSSVGTRTRSSRGSEDSTDKERTDIEKKTISEEIKCSEKKLPQSSAQAASVFCWSRLGTPLRLSVGNAEGEVVWVAASRTHRAGVTSAGQVVLWEKQEQKSKDIRVAVTENEDESPYKPTILRSPASVTVVQVSCGDGFIACVTDRGILLTSGIGSSGSLGHGNTSDVAQLRIVESLLGVSVKQVACGSAHVVAVSVDHQVYAWGCGSNGRLGIGSRMTQLWPQHVEIQYSEPEVTSIVAGHDCSFLVTTSGVLLASGSNRLNKLCVDETDLAGCETLKQIEDVATFVPVCSRPLANSAIIMVATGLNHSLFVTDAGEVFTCGKNTYGQLGHIGSQNPRVPARVMDPVARTQVTHVDCGEDFSVAVTQDGRIYSWGGKKDHKVAVDDPSKPKILARDPVGESARPRLVDLRQNIKGNISIAAADDIVIICYKA encoded by the exons ATGAACAATTACGAAACTATGCAAGCAATTGGCAGAGGAGCTTACGG AAATGTGTATCTGTACCGACGTTTGTCCGACCACAAGCAAGTGGTCATTAAGAAGATACCACTTGAATCTATAACTAAAGTAGAATGTGAG TTGACGAAGAATGAAGTACGGGTTTTATCCATGCTTCAACATCCAAATATAATAGAATATTATGACAATTACTTGGAAAACAACACCATGATGATTGTAATGGAGTACGCACCTGGAGGCAACCTCTATGATTATCTTCGCTCGCGTGGGGAAGGCAACTTTCTTCAAGAGGAG GATGTATTGCATTTATTTTGTCAGCTGGTCCTTGGCATGCAGCACATTCATGAGAGTAACATTCTTCATCGTGACATCAAGTCAAACAACATTCTTCTAGATCGTTCTCATTGCATTGTTAAAATTGGAGATTTTGGGATTTCTAAGATTCTTAGCAG CAAGAGCAAAGCACATACTGTTGTTGGTACCCCATGCTACCTTTCACCAGAGTTATGTCAAGAGAAACCTTACAATCAGAAGAGTGATATATGGGCATTAGGTTGTGTCCTGTACGAACTGCTGGCACTGAAACGTGCATTTGAGGCAGAG ACATTGCCAGCTCTCATCATGAAAATAATGCGCGGTATATTTGCTCCCATCCACCCTCACTACAGCGCCGAGATGAGGTCTCTGGTGCACCTGCTCCTGCATATGGACCCAGCACAGCGCCCCAATATCCAGCAGGTCATAAGCCACCCATTGATATTTCCAACCTTATTTACACTCCATCGGGATCTTGGGATGGTTCGTTGTATTTCTAG GCCACTTCGCCTGTCTTCAGTTGGCACCCGAACTCGGTCATCACGTGGCAGTGAGGATTCTACAGACAAGGAGAGAACTGATATAGAAAAGAAGACTATAAGTGAAGAGATAAAATGtagtgagaaaaagttgccccagTCCAGTGCTCAAGCAGCTTCTGTGTTCTGTTGGTCCCGTCTTGGCACTCCATTGAG ATTGTCTGTAGGCAATGCTGAAGGAGAAGTGGTGTGGGTAGCTGCTAGCAGAACTCATCGTGCTGGAGTCACAAGTGCAGGTCAGGTTGTGTTGTGGGAGAAGCAGGAACAAAAGTCTAAAGACATCAGAG TTGCTGTCACTGAAAATGAGGACGAGTCTCCATATAAACCGACAATCTTGAGATCCCCAGCATCAGTAACAGTGGTGCAAGTGTCATGTGGGGATGGCTTCATAGCTTGTGTCACAG ATCGAGGTATTCTCTTAACCAGTGGGATAGGATCATCTGGCAGCCTAGGCCATGGAAATACCAGTGACGTTGCTCAGCTGAGGATAGTGGAGTCGCTGTTGGGTGTGTCTGTAAAACAGGTTGCCTGTGGGTCAGCACATGTGGTAGCTGTGTCGGTTGACCATCAGGTATATGCTTGGGGCTGCGGCAGTAATG GAAGACTGGGCATAGGATCACGCATGACTCAGCTGTGGCCACAACATGTCGAGATCCAGTACTCGGAGCCGGAGGTGACGAGCATTGTGGCGGGGCATGACTGTTCCTTCCTAGTGACCACATCAGGAGTCCTTCTTGCCAGTGGCTCAAATAG ACTGAACAAATTGTGTGTGGATGAAACTGATCTTGCTGGATGTGAGACTCTAAAGCAAATAGAAGATGTGGCAACATTTGTGCCAGTGTGTTCTCGGCCTCTTGCAAACTCGGCCATCATCATGGTGGCAACAGGGCTCAACCATTCTCTGTTTGTGACAG ATGCTGGAGAAGTATTTACATGTGGGAAGAATACTTATGGCCAGTTGGGTCACATTGGCTCACAGAACCCAAGGGTGCCTGCTCGGGTTATGGATCCTGTGGCCCGCACCCAGGTGACACATGTCGACTGTGGCGAAGATTTCTCCGTTGCTGTTACGCAAG ATGGTCGTATTTATTCGTGGGGTGGTAAAAAGGACCATAAGGTAGCAGTAGATGATCCAAGTAAACCCAAAATATTGGCGAGAGATCCAGTAGGAGAAAGTGCTCGTCCGAGGCTTGTGGACCTACGGCAGAATATCAAAGGGAATATTTCCATAGCTGCTGCAGACGACATTGTAATCATTTGCTATAAGGCATGA
- the ND-B18 gene encoding NADH dehydrogenase [ubiquinone] 1 beta subcomplex subunit 7, whose product MGHIFSQYLADPAITPDYTKGPTFDPLYGFPEGRKERVMLATLEEMESVQLPLDKRDYCAHLAIKNRACREREWPLVYKCAHEKHEYLNCEYEDYVLRMKEHERERRLLERAKRKAQKDAHEELD is encoded by the exons ATGGGCCACATATTCTCTCAGTACCTGGCGGACCCGGCCATCACGCCGGACTACACCAAGGGCCCGACCTTCGACCCGCTCTATGGCTtccctgagggcaggaaggaaagag TAATGTTGGCAACTTTGGAAGAAATGGAGTCCGTCCAGCTTCCCCTCGACAAGCGGGACTATTGTGCTCACCTGGCCATCAAGAACCGAGCATGTCGGGAAAGAGAATGGCCATTAGTTTACAAGTGTGCACACGAAAAGCACGAATACCTTAACTGTGAATATGAAGA TTATGTGTTGAGAATGAAGGAGCACGAGCGTGAACGGCGTCTTCTGGAGCGAGCCAAGAGGAAGGCACAAAAAGATGCACATGAAGAACTGGACTAA